A window from Syntrophorhabdales bacterium encodes these proteins:
- a CDS encoding M48 family metallopeptidase: MVRLVTLGREEMMLHIPGKKRFPLVAVCAILAVFGILVSCETVPLTGRQSLHLVSDTELVTLSLQQYQDVLHKSKLSQDQQKVQMVRNVGSRIAWATGDLLKQRGMGAEVSTYKWEFNLIEDDKTVNAWCMPGGKVAVYTGLLPVARDETGLAVVMGHEIAHAVAKHGNERVSEGLIQQMGGAALSVALSTQAAATKDLFLQAYNAGTNVAFMLPYSRLQESEADHIGLILMAKAGYDPRQAVPFWKRMAASGGSRPSEFLSTHPAPETRIKQIEALMPEAMSYYKR; the protein is encoded by the coding sequence ATGGTGAGGCTTGTAACTCTTGGTCGGGAGGAAATGATGCTGCACATCCCGGGAAAAAAGAGATTTCCGCTCGTTGCTGTCTGCGCCATCCTGGCAGTCTTCGGTATTCTCGTTTCCTGTGAGACTGTGCCTTTGACTGGACGACAATCGCTCCACCTGGTCTCTGACACGGAATTGGTCACGCTGAGTTTGCAGCAGTATCAGGACGTGCTGCACAAATCCAAACTTTCCCAGGACCAGCAGAAAGTTCAAATGGTAAGGAACGTAGGTTCCAGGATAGCGTGGGCGACCGGGGACCTGTTGAAACAACGCGGAATGGGAGCAGAGGTGAGTACCTACAAGTGGGAGTTCAACCTCATTGAGGATGACAAGACCGTTAATGCTTGGTGCATGCCGGGCGGGAAAGTAGCTGTTTACACCGGTCTTCTCCCGGTCGCGCGCGATGAGACAGGGCTTGCTGTCGTCATGGGACATGAGATAGCTCATGCTGTGGCCAAGCATGGCAACGAACGGGTCAGCGAAGGTCTTATTCAGCAGATGGGAGGCGCTGCGCTCTCGGTCGCTCTTTCAACCCAAGCTGCTGCCACCAAGGATCTTTTTCTCCAGGCGTACAACGCGGGCACGAACGTGGCGTTCATGCTTCCCTACAGCAGGCTCCAGGAGTCGGAAGCAGACCACATCGGCCTTATCCTGATGGCAAAGGCCGGTTACGATCCCAGGCAGGCGGTGCCTTTCTGGAAGAGAATGGCTGCGTCCGGCGGCAGCCGGCCTTCGGAATTCTTGTCAACACATCCTGCACCGGAGACCAGGATCAAACAGATCGAAGCTCTGATGCCTGAAGCAATGAGTTACTACAAGCGATGA
- a CDS encoding CPBP family intramembrane glutamic endopeptidase yields MTPLQRVLVTIPAAFLLWFLTFAVHRGNFWLKLSCSALLLALLALKSLLKREEKLFHVRVRFVVVGILSAVLLYAIFWLGREISTALFPFASREIGNVYVTKAELNPAAIGLLLFFIMGPAEEIYWRGFVQKTLSRRLGRTTGLLITSAVYALIHIFAFNFMLFVAAAVCGLFWGLLYLREGSLVPVMLSHALWDLMTFVLFPFN; encoded by the coding sequence GTGACACCCCTTCAAAGGGTGCTGGTCACAATCCCCGCCGCCTTCCTGCTCTGGTTTCTCACTTTTGCCGTCCATCGTGGTAATTTCTGGCTCAAACTCTCCTGCTCGGCTCTCCTGCTCGCCCTCCTTGCTCTCAAGTCTCTGCTCAAAAGGGAAGAGAAACTCTTCCATGTCAGAGTGCGATTTGTCGTTGTAGGTATCTTGTCAGCGGTCCTTCTCTATGCGATTTTTTGGTTGGGGCGGGAGATATCCACAGCCCTGTTCCCATTTGCATCACGGGAGATCGGCAACGTTTATGTGACCAAAGCTGAACTCAACCCTGCTGCTATAGGGTTACTGCTCTTTTTCATTATGGGACCTGCGGAAGAGATTTACTGGAGGGGGTTTGTTCAAAAGACCTTGAGCCGCCGTCTGGGCCGAACGACAGGCCTGCTTATCACTTCAGCCGTCTATGCGCTCATCCACATATTCGCGTTCAATTTTATGCTGTTCGTAGCTGCAGCTGTCTGCGGCCTGTTCTGGGGACTTCTTTATCTGCGCGAGGGAAGCCTTGTGCCTGTTATGCTCTCTCACGCCCTGTGGGACTTGATGACGTTCGTCCTCTTCCCCTTCAACTGA
- the menA gene encoding 1,4-dihydroxy-2-naphthoate octaprenyltransferase: MFKGLIMSIKPESLLISFVAVSAGTAVASLSGPVNWSRYVLTLLGMMLMQAGANVLNDYFDYKNDVDTSHVPGSFGTGGRAIARNLLSPAQVLAVGLALYAFALPIGIYLTVKAGLPVLILGLLGFFVGFFYTGGPIGFKYYALGEPAVFLVWGPLMVSGTYYVQRSEFSGQAAWISIPIGILVALILFANNIRDLTSDTCAKVRTIATILGKQGAVRLYGMLIFASYAITLLLIVAGQLSLWGLLTLISLPLALKLIKQMQVAVLPDADARTAQLNTIYGLLLVLSLVLQRLFS; encoded by the coding sequence GTGTTCAAAGGGCTGATCATGAGTATCAAACCCGAGTCTCTCCTTATCTCCTTCGTCGCGGTGAGCGCGGGCACAGCGGTTGCTTCGTTATCCGGTCCTGTAAACTGGAGCCGTTATGTGCTCACGCTTCTGGGGATGATGCTCATGCAGGCCGGCGCGAATGTACTGAACGACTACTTCGACTATAAGAATGACGTCGACACGTCGCACGTGCCAGGGAGCTTCGGTACCGGTGGTCGAGCAATAGCGCGAAATCTGCTCTCGCCGGCTCAGGTACTAGCCGTAGGTCTCGCGCTCTACGCTTTTGCGTTGCCGATCGGCATCTATCTCACCGTCAAGGCAGGACTGCCTGTCCTCATCCTCGGGCTGCTCGGTTTTTTTGTGGGCTTCTTCTACACGGGTGGCCCTATTGGCTTCAAATACTATGCACTCGGCGAGCCCGCGGTCTTTCTTGTATGGGGACCGCTTATGGTCAGTGGTACCTATTATGTGCAGCGCAGTGAATTTTCCGGTCAGGCAGCGTGGATATCCATTCCTATCGGTATTCTGGTAGCCCTTATACTCTTCGCGAACAACATAAGAGACTTGACCTCTGACACATGCGCAAAGGTTCGCACTATAGCGACCATCCTGGGAAAGCAAGGGGCGGTAAGGCTTTACGGGATGCTTATCTTCGCTTCGTACGCCATTACACTCTTGCTGATTGTTGCCGGGCAGTTGAGTCTCTGGGGTCTGCTCACGCTCATATCTCTTCCGCTCGCCCTTAAACTCATCAAACAGATGCAGGTTGCTGTTCTTCCTGATGCAGATGCAAGGACGGCGCAGCTCAACACGATATACGGCTTGCTCCTTGTGCTTTCACTGGTACTGCAAAGGCTTTTCTCGTGA
- a CDS encoding GntR family transcriptional regulator: MAGREQEQETARKRRLLREHVYTGVKNAIIGGDFQPGKRLIEEKLAADMVTSRTPVREAIQKLEKEGLIFRLPRGGFAVKPVTEEEVEEILGLRSILEGYSAYLATSRITDAELKELDQIIEKEEECLKHLDVEEFIRLDGEFHDVLYKAAKNARLYTLLNDLRDYMYRYRVIILHYQRKLDLAVQDHKEMVQSIKAKSPRQVERLVRKHVGRGREIIKKKIRQGEQARVW; the protein is encoded by the coding sequence ATGGCCGGCCGGGAACAAGAGCAGGAAACAGCAAGAAAGAGAAGGCTTCTGAGGGAACACGTATATACGGGTGTCAAGAACGCCATTATAGGGGGCGATTTTCAGCCGGGCAAACGACTGATTGAAGAAAAGTTGGCGGCTGATATGGTTACAAGCAGAACGCCCGTGAGGGAAGCGATTCAAAAGTTGGAAAAGGAAGGCCTCATCTTCCGACTGCCAAGGGGAGGCTTTGCAGTCAAGCCCGTCACCGAAGAGGAAGTAGAGGAAATACTGGGACTGCGAAGTATACTTGAGGGATATTCCGCGTATCTTGCTACCTCAAGAATCACGGATGCGGAGCTTAAAGAGCTTGACCAGATCATAGAGAAAGAGGAGGAATGCCTTAAGCATCTCGATGTTGAAGAATTTATACGCCTCGATGGCGAGTTTCACGATGTGCTCTACAAGGCAGCGAAGAATGCACGTCTATACACACTCCTGAACGATCTCAGAGACTACATGTATCGCTACCGAGTGATTATTCTCCATTATCAGAGGAAGCTTGATCTCGCCGTACAAGACCACAAGGAAATGGTCCAGTCCATAAAGGCAAAGAGTCCGCGACAGGTTGAGAGGCTGGTACGTAAGCATGTCGGCAGAGGAAGAGAGATCATCAAGAAAAAGATCAGACAGGGCGAGCAGGCACGCGTCTGGTAA
- the trpS gene encoding tryptophan--tRNA ligase translates to MKRIFSGIQPTGDIHIGNYVGALRQWVALLEEHECIYSVVDYHAITVEYDTAEMSRRSFDTAVILLACGLTPEKCHVTIQSHVPEHTELAWVFNCVTPVGEVERMTQFKDKSRQHRSNINMGLMGYPVLQAADILIYKAGYVPVGEDQVQHVELSREVARKFNSRFGQIFPEPEVILSCAPRILGTEGKSKMSKTLNNYIGILEEESTMWEKLRTAVTDVNRVRRSDPGDPDICNIFTMHKAFSPEQATSELDKGCRTASIGCIDCKKVLFKQMMVELTPIREKAFALQNDHAYVMNALKQGADACRALAIETMDEVRKALGLLKP, encoded by the coding sequence GTGAAGAGAATCTTTAGCGGAATTCAACCTACAGGTGACATTCACATTGGAAACTACGTTGGTGCGCTACGGCAGTGGGTTGCCCTGCTCGAAGAGCATGAATGCATATACTCGGTGGTGGATTATCACGCCATAACTGTCGAATACGATACCGCCGAGATGAGTCGGCGCAGCTTCGACACCGCGGTTATTTTGCTCGCCTGCGGGCTAACGCCGGAAAAATGTCATGTCACGATCCAATCTCACGTCCCGGAACACACAGAACTCGCCTGGGTGTTCAATTGCGTGACGCCTGTGGGTGAGGTGGAACGCATGACCCAGTTCAAGGACAAATCGAGGCAGCATCGCAGCAACATCAATATGGGCCTTATGGGATACCCCGTGTTGCAGGCGGCTGACATCCTCATATACAAGGCAGGATACGTCCCGGTAGGGGAGGACCAAGTACAGCACGTGGAACTCTCACGGGAAGTGGCTCGGAAATTCAACAGCCGGTTTGGCCAGATCTTTCCTGAGCCTGAAGTGATCCTTTCCTGTGCGCCCAGGATTCTTGGAACCGAGGGTAAAAGTAAGATGTCCAAAACCCTCAACAACTATATCGGGATCCTGGAAGAAGAGAGCACAATGTGGGAAAAGCTGCGCACCGCGGTAACCGACGTGAATCGTGTCAGACGGAGCGACCCCGGAGACCCCGATATCTGTAACATCTTTACCATGCATAAAGCCTTCTCGCCCGAGCAGGCAACCAGTGAACTGGATAAAGGATGTCGCACAGCGTCGATAGGCTGCATCGACTGCAAGAAAGTTCTTTTCAAACAGATGATGGTAGAATTAACGCCAATTCGGGAGAAGGCATTCGCTCTGCAGAATGACCACGCTTACGTTATGAACGCTCTTAAACAAGGTGCTGATGCGTGCCGCGCGTTGGCTATTGAAACAATGGACGAGGTGCGGAAAGCACTGGGCCTCCTTAAACCTTGA
- the murI gene encoding glutamate racemase, which yields MQNLAIGMFDSGIGGLTVFKEVRDLLPKENIIYLGDTARVPYGNKSPYTVTRYALETALFLLAKGIKALVIACNTSSALSLTILKRKLPIPVIGVIDPAASAAVRQTRSKKVGVIGTKATVKSMAYERAVRRIDRHVQVFSQACPLFVPIVEEGWENSDVAHLVVRQYLTAFHDSGIDVLVMGCTHYPILQPTIREEIGSDVFIVNTGRETAAQVQDLLSARGLLRESGTGGVSYFVTDSPDTFSEIGSRFLGETVRGVKLVKNLDLKDFLLST from the coding sequence ATGCAAAATCTTGCAATCGGAATGTTCGATTCGGGGATCGGCGGGCTCACTGTCTTCAAAGAAGTAAGAGATCTTCTGCCGAAGGAAAATATCATTTACTTAGGGGACACAGCGCGTGTGCCGTATGGTAACAAATCACCCTACACGGTGACCCGCTACGCGCTCGAGACTGCTCTTTTTTTGCTCGCGAAAGGCATAAAGGCGCTGGTGATCGCCTGTAACACGTCTTCTGCTTTATCACTGACCATTCTCAAAAGGAAATTACCTATCCCTGTAATCGGTGTGATCGATCCCGCCGCCTCGGCCGCTGTAAGGCAGACAAGGAGCAAGAAGGTGGGTGTCATCGGCACAAAAGCAACGGTGAAAAGCATGGCTTACGAACGGGCCGTCAGAAGAATCGACCGCCACGTACAGGTCTTTTCGCAGGCCTGTCCTCTTTTTGTCCCGATCGTTGAGGAGGGATGGGAAAATTCGGATGTTGCGCATCTGGTCGTACGGCAATACCTGACCGCCTTTCATGACAGCGGAATAGATGTGCTTGTCATGGGATGCACGCACTATCCCATCCTCCAGCCGACTATACGGGAGGAAATCGGCTCGGATGTTTTCATCGTCAATACCGGCAGGGAAACAGCGGCGCAGGTTCAGGATCTTTTGAGTGCCCGCGGTTTACTGAGGGAATCCGGGACCGGTGGGGTCAGCTATTTCGTCACCGACTCACCGGATACTTTTTCTGAAATAGGAAGCCGCTTTCTGGGCGAAACTGTACGTGGCGTTAAATTGGTCAAGAACCTTGACCTGAAAGACTTCTTGCTTTCTACATGA
- a CDS encoding sigma-54 dependent transcriptional regulator, whose amino-acid sequence MKHDANTVLVVEDDKNQREIIKTILVKEGYYVEDVGTGAKAIEILKNGNFDVVLTDLRLPDIEGTEILKEVKSQNQPCHVIIVTAFGSIPSAIEATRLGAFHYLEKPLEKDQLLLVIQNAIDQVRLLKDNIRLKDQLVDKFQLDNIVGDHGSMHELFRIVRRVAPTNSTVLIYGESGTGKELFAKSIHYNSPRRQYPFFAINCAAIPETLLESELFGYEKGAFTGAVTRHIGLFEQANHSSLLLDEIGDLTLPMQAKVLRTIQEKEIRRIAGKETIKLDVRLIAATNKKLEEEIKTGRFRQDLYYRLNVIAFTIPPLREKMTDIPVLVEHFLKKLNASHEKKKNVSNDALQLLMAYSWPGNIRQLESVTERAYVMSEGDVIGVENIPEEIKNGQERQLVQQTLRHKIEFLIDSRLTAAEYRLYLYLSSLDPLDPAYPTMIEPKKIVERLAINKDTFYTAIAKLKELGLYDFKLRTSQSHAKGNA is encoded by the coding sequence ATGAAACATGATGCAAACACAGTTCTTGTTGTTGAAGACGACAAGAATCAACGAGAGATCATCAAGACTATCCTGGTGAAGGAGGGCTACTACGTTGAGGATGTCGGTACCGGGGCAAAAGCTATCGAGATCCTGAAAAATGGCAATTTCGATGTTGTCCTGACTGATCTGCGGCTGCCAGACATCGAAGGAACGGAAATCCTCAAGGAGGTAAAGTCTCAGAATCAGCCTTGCCACGTAATCATCGTCACAGCTTTTGGCTCGATCCCTTCTGCCATAGAGGCCACAAGGCTGGGAGCTTTTCATTACCTTGAGAAACCTCTTGAAAAGGACCAGCTCCTCCTCGTCATACAGAATGCGATTGACCAGGTGCGCCTGCTCAAAGACAACATCAGGCTCAAGGACCAGCTTGTCGACAAGTTTCAGCTTGATAATATCGTCGGCGATCACGGGAGCATGCATGAACTTTTCCGAATTGTGAGAAGGGTTGCCCCTACAAATTCCACCGTTCTGATTTATGGTGAAAGCGGCACAGGAAAGGAGCTTTTTGCCAAAAGCATCCACTACAACAGCCCGCGCAGACAGTACCCGTTTTTCGCCATCAATTGCGCGGCGATTCCGGAAACCTTGCTGGAAAGCGAATTATTCGGGTACGAGAAGGGGGCTTTCACCGGGGCCGTTACAAGGCATATCGGGCTGTTCGAGCAGGCAAATCACAGCAGCCTCCTGCTCGATGAGATCGGTGATTTGACCTTGCCCATGCAGGCAAAAGTTCTGAGGACCATCCAGGAGAAGGAGATACGGCGGATCGCCGGAAAGGAGACGATCAAGCTGGACGTGAGGCTTATCGCTGCAACAAACAAGAAGCTGGAAGAGGAAATCAAGACAGGCAGATTCCGACAGGATCTCTACTATCGACTCAATGTTATCGCCTTCACCATACCACCTTTGAGAGAAAAAATGACCGATATCCCTGTGCTCGTCGAGCATTTCCTGAAGAAACTGAACGCGTCACATGAAAAAAAGAAAAACGTGTCGAATGACGCACTGCAGCTTCTCATGGCCTATTCATGGCCCGGCAACATCAGGCAACTCGAATCGGTTACGGAAAGAGCATACGTGATGAGCGAAGGTGATGTCATAGGCGTTGAAAATATACCTGAAGAGATCAAAAATGGCCAAGAGAGGCAGCTTGTCCAGCAGACGCTCCGGCACAAGATAGAGTTTCTGATTGATTCAAGACTTACGGCTGCTGAATACAGGCTCTATCTCTACCTGTCAAGCCTTGACCCCCTTGACCCCGCATACCCGACAATGATCGAACCAAAGAAGATCGTGGAGCGGCTCGCCATTAACAAAGACACGTTCTATACGGCTATCGCGAAGCTTAAAGAATTGGGTCTCTACGACTTCAAACTCCGCACCAGCCAGTCTCACGCAAAAGGCAACGCGTAA
- a CDS encoding HAMP domain-containing sensor histidine kinase has protein sequence MFAENIRQFGKRLKGFFRSLSLRTQLLLILLFLLLTSIGSLTIIYTKSEELILEKVTDNIDDITKAIQISVEELTYRGDSTQRLKTYVDTLNKKGIREISILSDASEVIASSDPRKIGTVQQPPKKSTASPDKTGRKKDLMITARLGEETGKKEGQRLYSVIMPVSIKGQKMGYIHVSMVLDDYKYLQRRNHLKRVLSTIFAFSIGIIICLIFAEKYTEPIKKIANAAKKIADGQLVRIRETSRRDEIGVMVKSFNEMVDKLSERKELEEKLKKTEQLSMIGQLASGIAHEVRNPLNFLSLSIGHIKERILEENVTGREDITALLDNLKKEIYRVNELINNFLFVGKPIVLNRTWVTPGALVSDALSMVKDKVRDGIDVRTVCKDGGQIYCDPEYMRICVINLLLNSIQAIEDRGTILVECGRDHGFSYISVTDDGKGVAQDEVGKIFEPYYSTKKYGIGLGLTITKRLVEEHGGTISMDSSSGQKTVTTIRVPFHET, from the coding sequence ATGTTTGCAGAGAACATTCGGCAATTCGGTAAACGCCTGAAAGGTTTCTTTCGCAGCCTTTCGTTGAGGACTCAGCTCCTGCTGATCCTTCTCTTTCTTCTCCTCACGTCTATCGGTTCCCTCACCATTATCTATACGAAGAGTGAGGAACTTATCCTGGAAAAGGTAACTGACAACATTGACGATATCACCAAGGCGATCCAGATTAGCGTTGAGGAACTCACGTACCGGGGAGACAGCACACAGAGGTTAAAAACATATGTTGACACGTTAAATAAGAAAGGGATCCGTGAAATCTCAATTCTGAGTGATGCCTCAGAAGTTATAGCCAGCTCAGACCCGCGGAAGATAGGCACCGTGCAGCAGCCTCCCAAGAAATCAACGGCGTCGCCCGATAAAACAGGCAGAAAAAAAGATCTGATGATCACGGCCCGGCTGGGTGAAGAAACCGGCAAGAAAGAAGGACAGCGCCTCTATAGCGTTATCATGCCTGTTTCAATCAAGGGGCAGAAAATGGGCTACATCCATGTGAGCATGGTCCTTGATGACTATAAATACCTGCAGAGAAGGAATCACTTGAAAAGAGTCCTCAGCACGATTTTCGCATTCAGCATCGGGATCATCATCTGCCTGATCTTTGCGGAAAAGTACACGGAGCCTATCAAGAAGATTGCCAATGCAGCCAAAAAGATAGCAGATGGTCAGCTCGTCAGGATACGCGAAACCAGCCGCAGGGATGAAATCGGGGTTATGGTCAAGAGCTTTAACGAGATGGTGGACAAGCTGAGCGAAAGAAAAGAGCTGGAAGAGAAGCTGAAAAAGACAGAGCAGCTTTCCATGATAGGTCAACTCGCATCGGGCATTGCGCACGAAGTGCGAAATCCTCTCAATTTTCTTTCTCTTTCCATCGGCCATATAAAAGAGCGCATCCTCGAAGAAAACGTCACTGGCAGAGAAGATATCACCGCCCTTCTGGACAACTTGAAAAAGGAGATTTACAGGGTCAACGAGCTGATCAACAATTTTCTTTTTGTAGGGAAGCCCATTGTTCTGAATAGAACCTGGGTAACGCCGGGCGCCCTTGTGAGCGATGCTCTCTCAATGGTGAAAGACAAGGTAAGGGATGGCATCGACGTTCGCACTGTCTGCAAAGACGGCGGGCAGATATACTGCGATCCCGAATATATGAGAATCTGCGTGATCAATTTGCTTCTCAATTCGATACAGGCCATAGAAGATAGGGGAACGATTCTCGTCGAATGCGGCCGGGATCACGGGTTCTCCTACATTTCTGTGACGGACGACGGAAAAGGTGTGGCCCAGGACGAGGTCGGAAAAATCTTTGAACCTTACTATTCTACAAAGAAATATGGTATCGGTCTTGGACTCACAATCACCAAGAGGCTGGTCGAAGAGCACGGAGGCACCATTTCCATGGACAGCTCTTCAGGACAAAAGACCGTGACGACAATAAGGGTGCCTTTCCATGAAACATGA
- the gltX gene encoding glutamate--tRNA ligase — MIRVRFAPSPTGNLHVGNARTAVLNYLLARHNNGTFLLRIEDTDVARSEEAFVQSILDDLRWLGLSWDEGPYLQSERTPIYREHADALLSRGNAYKCFCTKEEIEAERSSALHRNQAPRYSGKCRSLTEAARRAMEQEGKPFVIRVRALEEEIRFRDGMHGEISFPRDHVDDFILVRQDGLPSYNFAAAVDDMVMGITDVIRGSDHVSNTPKQIMLFSMFGKQPPRYAHHGLLAGPDRKPLSKRHGATSIIDFKNMGIFAEALVNYLAIIGRSMQDELLGMNQLASTFSIDSFSGSDSFFDLDKLLWLNGAYMRTLPLERILSELGLSREWAERVAALRENGKTLVQLREMLDIFDTAGIHPDALEYLTRIKGLGNPVRLLEETLTRDHKKSFEEIYEIVEKETHLAKRDVMMLLRIAITGRKSGPPLKEVFRLIPQHLVLERVACLQRTFGNSVNA; from the coding sequence ATGATTCGCGTAAGGTTCGCTCCCAGTCCTACCGGCAATCTCCACGTGGGAAACGCGCGTACGGCCGTTCTCAACTATCTCCTGGCCCGCCATAACAACGGCACATTTCTCTTGCGTATAGAAGACACCGACGTCGCCAGATCCGAAGAAGCGTTTGTGCAGTCTATCCTCGATGATTTGCGATGGCTCGGTCTTTCCTGGGATGAAGGTCCATATCTGCAGTCGGAGCGCACCCCGATCTACCGTGAACATGCCGATGCTCTTCTCTCCCGCGGAAATGCCTACAAATGCTTCTGTACCAAAGAAGAAATAGAGGCTGAGCGCAGCAGTGCGCTTCACAGGAACCAAGCCCCGAGGTATAGCGGGAAATGCAGGTCGCTTACTGAAGCGGCTCGCCGGGCTATGGAGCAGGAAGGCAAGCCGTTTGTAATCAGGGTGAGGGCCCTGGAAGAAGAGATACGTTTCCGTGACGGGATGCACGGTGAGATCTCGTTCCCCCGCGACCACGTGGATGATTTCATACTCGTCAGACAGGATGGGCTACCTTCCTACAACTTTGCGGCGGCCGTGGATGATATGGTGATGGGAATCACTGATGTTATACGCGGGTCAGACCATGTTTCCAATACGCCAAAGCAGATCATGCTCTTCTCGATGTTCGGCAAACAACCCCCTCGCTATGCCCATCACGGACTGCTCGCGGGTCCGGACAGGAAGCCATTGAGCAAACGCCACGGCGCCACCAGTATTATCGATTTCAAGAATATGGGCATTTTTGCGGAGGCGCTGGTCAATTACCTTGCCATCATAGGCCGCAGCATGCAGGATGAGCTTCTTGGGATGAACCAGCTGGCGAGCACCTTTTCTATCGATTCCTTTTCAGGTTCAGATTCCTTCTTCGACCTTGACAAGCTTCTGTGGCTGAATGGCGCCTACATGCGTACCCTGCCGCTCGAGCGGATTCTCTCGGAACTGGGATTAAGCAGGGAATGGGCTGAGAGGGTGGCAGCACTCCGCGAAAACGGAAAGACACTGGTACAGCTTAGGGAGATGCTGGACATTTTTGATACCGCGGGGATTCACCCCGACGCACTCGAGTACCTCACTCGGATTAAAGGCTTAGGCAATCCGGTGCGGCTTCTCGAAGAGACACTCACGCGGGATCACAAAAAGTCCTTCGAGGAAATTTACGAGATCGTCGAGAAAGAAACTCACCTCGCCAAGAGAGATGTAATGATGCTCTTGCGCATTGCCATCACGGGAAGAAAGAGTGGCCCACCTCTAAAAGAAGTTTTCAGACTCATACCGCAGCATCTTGTGCTGGAGAGAGTAGCATGTTTGCAGAGAACATTCGGCAATTCGGTAAACGCCTGA
- the ispF gene encoding 2-C-methyl-D-erythritol 2,4-cyclodiphosphate synthase gives MRVGVGFDVHAFAEGRKLILGGVAIPSRKGLQGHSDGDVLLHAISDAILGAAADGDIGQYFPDSDESIRGIDSEKIVTHALARARSKGLSVVNLDAVVICEEPKIGPYRDQLRQRIASLLSIDTGQVSIKGKTAEGLGFVGNGQGIAVYAVCLLSE, from the coding sequence ATGAGAGTTGGCGTTGGTTTTGATGTGCACGCGTTTGCCGAGGGGCGCAAATTGATTCTCGGGGGCGTGGCCATCCCATCTCGAAAAGGACTGCAGGGGCACTCGGACGGGGATGTGCTGCTCCACGCCATAAGCGACGCTATTCTAGGTGCTGCCGCCGACGGCGACATAGGCCAGTACTTTCCTGACTCCGACGAAAGCATCCGGGGGATAGACAGCGAAAAAATAGTTACCCACGCACTGGCCAGAGCACGCAGCAAGGGCCTCAGTGTCGTCAATCTGGACGCCGTGGTCATTTGTGAGGAGCCTAAGATAGGGCCCTATCGCGACCAGCTGAGACAGCGTATCGCCTCTCTTCTTTCCATCGACACCGGGCAGGTGAGCATCAAGGGGAAAACGGCAGAAGGGCTCGGCTTCGTAGGGAACGGACAGGGCATAGCAGTCTATGCTGTCTGTCTTCTCTCCGAATGA
- the ispD gene encoding 2-C-methyl-D-erythritol 4-phosphate cytidylyltransferase: MRTLAIVLAGGAGKRMGSSTNKQFLLLDNRPILVHSLQVFEESRPVDGVYLVVNQRDLPMIQEEILEAYRFNKIVKLVIGGRLRQDSVRNGLEAIDEPCDVVVIHDAARPFVSPAFVEKSVSLMEMFDAIIPALPARDTIKIISKEGFVSKTLERESLWQVQTPQTFKYDLIIKAYREGIAKKLMGYDDAAFVEYLGKRVKVVEGSPYNIKITTPEDLVIAKGILAQLKGGT; this comes from the coding sequence ATGAGGACCCTTGCGATCGTTCTTGCCGGAGGTGCCGGCAAGCGGATGGGCTCTTCAACGAACAAGCAGTTTCTTCTTCTCGACAACAGGCCCATCCTTGTCCACTCGTTACAGGTGTTCGAAGAGTCACGCCCGGTCGACGGGGTGTACCTGGTCGTCAATCAAAGAGACTTGCCGATGATCCAGGAAGAGATCCTGGAAGCCTACCGATTCAACAAGATTGTTAAGCTCGTGATCGGCGGTCGTCTTCGCCAGGATTCGGTGCGGAACGGGCTCGAAGCGATTGATGAGCCTTGTGATGTCGTAGTCATACATGATGCGGCCCGCCCTTTTGTTTCCCCGGCTTTTGTCGAAAAAAGTGTTTCTCTCATGGAAATGTTTGACGCCATCATACCAGCGTTGCCGGCCAGAGACACGATAAAAATAATATCGAAGGAGGGGTTTGTATCAAAAACCCTCGAAAGAGAGTCTTTGTGGCAGGTGCAGACACCGCAGACCTTCAAATATGATCTCATCATCAAAGCCTACCGGGAAGGTATTGCCAAGAAGCTGATGGGATATGACGATGCTGCATTTGTGGAGTACCTGGGTAAACGTGTAAAGGTTGTGGAAGGTTCACCCTATAATATCAAGATAACAACACCCGAAGACCTGGTAATTGCAAAAGGGATCCTCGCACAGCTAAAAGGCGGTACATGA